Proteins found in one Rhodospirillaceae bacterium genomic segment:
- a CDS encoding tripartite tricarboxylate transporter substrate binding protein encodes MLKAMTRGILPVVAAGVALAVVQPVQAAYPDKPIELICTTSPGSGAARWCHLVATHLKQKDFLGVPVNVVFKSGGSNHEPVVYTQGKKADGYTLMHMSGSFTGYFNLPHYKFHYKDFTLIARMEQHLYAVAVHADSPWKTYADVVAYAKANPGKLSMGSNKIGSIHHRHQELLHKTAGIKIRFVPYKGTGDVVKDVIGKHLKIGFAQPGKWIPHVKAGKARMLLLLNETRLTKHPLVKDVPTPGELGHKYSIPHQFQGFMVKKGTPADRIAKLQEAMSRVSTTKAYQKYMKKQPHVIPNFSGDLKNLDSEFSSGLKSTRKLMIKLGILKGS; translated from the coding sequence ATGCTTAAAGCGATGACACGAGGAATTCTGCCGGTAGTGGCTGCAGGGGTCGCCCTTGCGGTGGTACAGCCGGTTCAAGCGGCGTATCCCGACAAACCTATCGAACTAATTTGCACGACGTCGCCGGGTTCGGGCGCTGCGCGTTGGTGCCACCTAGTGGCTACGCACTTGAAGCAAAAAGACTTTTTAGGCGTTCCGGTTAACGTCGTTTTCAAAAGTGGCGGTTCCAACCATGAGCCTGTCGTCTACACACAGGGTAAGAAAGCCGACGGCTACACCCTGATGCACATGAGCGGCAGTTTCACCGGCTACTTCAACCTTCCGCACTATAAATTCCACTATAAAGACTTCACCCTGATCGCGCGGATGGAACAGCACCTCTATGCGGTTGCCGTTCATGCCGACAGTCCGTGGAAGACATATGCGGACGTGGTTGCCTATGCCAAAGCCAACCCTGGAAAATTGTCGATGGGGTCCAACAAAATCGGATCAATCCACCACCGTCACCAGGAATTACTACACAAGACTGCTGGCATCAAAATCCGTTTCGTGCCCTACAAAGGTACCGGCGACGTGGTTAAAGACGTGATCGGCAAGCACCTGAAGATCGGTTTTGCGCAGCCCGGCAAGTGGATTCCACATGTCAAAGCTGGCAAGGCGCGGATGCTTTTGTTGCTCAATGAAACACGCCTGACCAAACACCCCTTGGTGAAAGACGTGCCGACACCTGGAGAACTCGGGCATAAGTATAGCATCCCGCATCAGTTCCAGGGTTTCATGGTCAAAAAGGGAACGCCTGCGGATCGCATTGCAAAGTTGCAAGAAGCAATGTCCAGGGTCTCTACGACCAAGGCCTATCAAAAATACATGAAAAAACAGCCGCACGTGATTCCGAATTTCAGTGGCGATCTGAAAAATCTGGATAGTGAGTTCAGTTCCGGTCTCAAAAGCACGCGAAAGCTGATGATCAAGCTTGGAATCCTTAAGGGCTCCTGA
- a CDS encoding STAS domain-containing protein yields the protein MKVPILRHGGILLTSFQDDMTDRDALNLQADLLEMIKQTGDTAVLMDVTSLQMIDSYQANMISETGAMARLLGCEVVLSGVQPKVALTLVELGDVISGIRTVLNIGEGLTLLQDSISRPSEDETAEEDSVNENSEGKERASSDELILETSANEEVSNGP from the coding sequence ATGAAGGTTCCAATCCTCCGTCATGGTGGTATTTTACTAACGTCGTTCCAAGACGACATGACAGACCGCGATGCGCTCAATCTTCAGGCCGACCTCTTGGAGATGATTAAACAGACCGGCGATACGGCCGTACTGATGGATGTAACGTCGCTACAGATGATTGATTCCTATCAAGCCAATATGATTAGTGAAACAGGCGCAATGGCGCGCTTGTTGGGGTGCGAGGTCGTTCTTTCTGGCGTCCAACCAAAGGTCGCACTGACATTAGTCGAACTCGGCGATGTCATCTCAGGTATACGTACGGTCCTCAACATCGGCGAGGGTCTCACTTTGTTACAGGACTCGATTTCAAGACCCAGCGAAGATGAGACCGCTGAAGAGGACAGCGTGAACGAAAATTCCGAGGGTAAGGAAAGGGCCTCCTCTGACGAGCTTATCTTGGAGACATCTGCAAACGAGGAAGTGAGTAACGGCCCATGA
- a CDS encoding anti-sigma regulatory factor yields the protein MSSRFQSSLDIVTENDVRRARKHARTIAHRGGLGEREEVRLTTIVSELTRNILKYAGQGTCEFELQHIGGRILVRCTCRDQGPGIADVDAAMTDGYSTGATLGVGLPGVKRLADYFHIETGDQGTVVAIELDMHGNPHV from the coding sequence ATGAGTTCACGTTTTCAATCCAGCCTCGACATCGTGACGGAGAACGATGTCCGCCGTGCCCGAAAGCATGCGCGTACCATTGCCCATCGCGGCGGACTTGGCGAACGCGAGGAGGTTCGTCTGACGACGATCGTTTCAGAACTCACACGTAACATCCTGAAGTATGCGGGACAGGGCACCTGCGAATTTGAGCTTCAGCACATTGGGGGCCGGATCCTTGTGCGCTGCACCTGTCGGGACCAAGGCCCCGGCATCGCCGATGTCGATGCAGCAATGACCGATGGCTACAGCACGGGCGCAACGCTTGGGGTCGGACTGCCTGGAGTCAAACGATTGGCGGATTATTTTCATATAGAGACCGGAGATCAAGGCACGGTCGTTGCGATAGAACTAGATATGCATGGGAATCCACATGTCTGA
- a CDS encoding C4-dicarboxylate ABC transporter permease has product MLDLLNHAGPAFAFIIQLPTLGILLLGIILGILLGALPGFGSSQSMALLFPMTFAMSPEHAILFFIAVYSAAEYGGSVPAILIRTPGTPAQAVTVLDGYAMTRKGLAGKALKISLISGVLGGLISTMIFIVGATSLAEIGLQFGPGEMFALGIFGLSIIGTFFGKSPAKGFLAAGIGLMMGTIGSSGFGGLRFTFDQGYLMDGLPLIVVVIGLLAAPEGFRLLVDHRKTIEPTIATVDAEELKEKNKITSLDIRRLIPTWIRCSLIGTAIGIIPGAGASVGSLVAYNEEKRWSKRGDQFGTGVEEGLAAPEISNNSVVAGTLVPSLTLGIPGSGAAAILLGVLITKGVVPGPMLFEEQPQFIMTVFLGLIVGNFIMLAIGLIGARSFAMVAKIPRRILGPFVMILIVIGTYAYANYGAHVVMALVIGAIAYYFDKLSIPAVPIVLAFVMGPIIELNMNRAMTIHAGDMMVVLTRPITVTILLASLATIYFGISRTRKDRLIEED; this is encoded by the coding sequence ATGCTCGATCTCCTCAATCACGCGGGCCCTGCGTTCGCCTTCATCATACAACTGCCGACCCTCGGTATACTTTTATTAGGGATCATCCTGGGCATACTCTTAGGTGCTTTGCCTGGTTTTGGCAGTTCACAATCGATGGCACTGCTGTTTCCCATGACCTTCGCGATGTCGCCAGAGCACGCGATATTGTTCTTTATCGCGGTTTATTCGGCGGCGGAGTACGGCGGGTCCGTCCCGGCCATTCTCATCCGCACGCCGGGCACACCTGCCCAAGCGGTGACGGTCCTGGACGGCTATGCCATGACTCGCAAAGGTTTGGCCGGCAAGGCGTTAAAAATTTCGCTGATATCCGGCGTCCTCGGTGGATTGATCAGCACCATGATCTTTATCGTCGGCGCAACCTCCCTAGCGGAAATTGGCTTGCAGTTCGGACCGGGTGAAATGTTTGCGCTTGGGATATTTGGGCTTTCTATTATTGGAACCTTCTTCGGTAAAAGCCCGGCCAAAGGATTTCTGGCCGCGGGCATTGGCCTGATGATGGGAACAATCGGCAGTTCCGGGTTCGGCGGGCTCCGATTTACCTTCGATCAAGGCTACCTGATGGACGGACTCCCGCTGATCGTTGTGGTCATTGGTTTGCTGGCGGCACCCGAAGGGTTCCGCCTCCTCGTCGATCATCGCAAGACAATCGAGCCCACCATCGCCACCGTTGATGCAGAAGAATTGAAGGAAAAAAATAAGATAACGTCGCTCGATATCAGACGACTGATCCCGACCTGGATTCGGTGCAGTTTGATCGGCACGGCCATTGGTATCATTCCGGGTGCCGGCGCATCGGTCGGCTCATTAGTAGCCTACAATGAGGAAAAGCGCTGGTCGAAACGTGGCGACCAATTCGGAACTGGGGTCGAGGAAGGATTGGCAGCACCCGAAATTTCCAACAATTCTGTCGTCGCTGGAACCTTGGTGCCGTCGCTGACGCTCGGCATTCCAGGCTCAGGTGCCGCCGCGATCTTGCTCGGCGTCTTGATCACCAAGGGTGTCGTGCCGGGTCCGATGCTGTTTGAAGAACAGCCACAGTTCATCATGACCGTGTTCTTAGGCCTGATCGTCGGCAACTTTATCATGTTGGCTATTGGCCTAATTGGGGCGCGCTCGTTTGCGATGGTCGCGAAAATTCCCCGCCGTATCTTAGGCCCATTTGTGATGATCCTGATCGTCATCGGCACTTATGCCTACGCGAACTATGGCGCACATGTGGTCATGGCGCTGGTGATCGGGGCCATCGCTTATTACTTCGACAAGCTCTCCATCCCGGCAGTCCCCATCGTGCTGGCATTCGTCATGGGGCCGATCATCGAACTCAACATGAACCGCGCAATGACCATTCACGCAGGCGACATGATGGTGGTGCTCACCCGCCCGATTACGGTAACAATTCTGCTTGCGTCGCTGGCAACCATTTACTTTGGCATTAGCAGAACCCGGAAAGATCGGCTGATCGAAGAAGATTAG
- a CDS encoding SpoIIE family protein phosphatase, with amino-acid sequence MSDRPTEIANDPVRIGISIRPFKLGRFSGDQAGVWLDADTTLICMVDGLGHGEDAELAARKAVHFVEKNRGMDLAEMMQGCDEELRGSRGAAMAVTRIDKSTGTLEYTSVGNTRCAIIGHKIQYLGGIYGIVGEGINPTIIEQRQLGRRDLVLFWTDGLPETLRLVATRVRRTTNAQAFADELIDEFAIEDDDAGVVVVRWDA; translated from the coding sequence ATGTCTGACCGTCCCACCGAAATAGCAAATGATCCGGTCCGCATCGGCATTTCCATTCGCCCCTTTAAGCTTGGTCGTTTCAGTGGTGACCAGGCCGGGGTTTGGCTCGACGCGGATACGACTCTGATTTGCATGGTCGATGGTCTCGGCCACGGCGAAGACGCGGAACTGGCGGCGCGCAAGGCAGTTCACTTTGTCGAGAAAAATAGAGGTATGGACCTGGCCGAAATGATGCAGGGCTGCGATGAGGAATTGCGCGGGAGTCGCGGAGCCGCCATGGCCGTGACACGAATCGATAAGTCCACAGGCACGTTGGAATATACCAGCGTGGGCAATACGCGCTGTGCCATTATCGGTCATAAAATCCAATACCTTGGTGGCATCTACGGCATTGTCGGCGAGGGCATTAATCCGACGATTATTGAGCAACGGCAACTCGGGCGCCGTGATTTAGTGTTGTTCTGGACCGATGGCCTGCCGGAGACGCTTCGCCTAGTCGCAACGCGTGTTCGCCGAACCACTAATGCCCAAGCTTTTGCAGACGAGCTTATCGACGAATTCGCGATCGAGGATGACGATGCGGGAGTCGTTGTTGTCAGGTGGGATGCTTAA